The DNA sequence CGGCGACGCGGTGATGCCCTCGGGAGTTCATGTGCAGGCGATCCTCCGCCCAGTAGGCGGGTGCGGACAGCTCGCGATCGGGCCAGTTGAACGCCCGGATGATGTCCGGCCTGTCCTCGATGCGCGCGCCGACCGCGAGGGAGAGGATGTCTCCGCGACGCTGGATGAGTCTGCTGAGGGGCAGCTGCGCGGACGGGTTCGCGCCGGAGAGCAGAATGAGCTGCACGCCCTCTTCGTCGCACCGCTCGATCACTCGCGTGAACGCGTCGATCACCCGGGAGATCGAGGTGCGCGGTCGGATCATGTCATTGCCGCCGCCGTTGAACGACAGATGCGTGGGCTTCAGCGCGAGGGCGGGTTCGAGCTGCTCATCGACGATGGGCCATGCGAGCTTGCCGCGGATCGCGAGGTTCGCGTACTCGATCGTCTGTCCCGACGCATCGGCCCAGCCCTGGGCGACGAGGTCCGCCCAGCCCCGTACCCGGCCGTCCGGAAGGTCATCGCCGACACCCTCGGTGAAGGAATCGCCGATCGCGACGTATCTGACGGTGTTCACTTCCTCAGCCTACGGTCACCGATCATCCAGAGCCCGCCCGCGCCGGTCGGCGAGACCCCACGCCGCGGCCGCCGCGACGGCGAAGAAGACCGCGAAGACGACGAAGAGCAGGGGCGCACCACCGGCCACGAGCATCACCGGCACGAGCAGCGGGGCGATGATCGAGGCGAGACGGCCGACGCCCGCGGCCCAGCCTGAACCCGTCGCCCGAAGCGACGTCGGGTACATCTCCGGCGTCACCGCGTACAGCGCGCCCCACGCACCGAGGTTGAAGAACGACAGGGCCATCCCCGCGGCGATCACGACTCCCTCCGCGGATGCCGTGCCGAACGCGATCGCCGACAGTGCGGAGCCGGCGAGGAAGACCGACAGGGTCAGGCGCCTCCCCCACACCTCGATCAGCCAGGCCGCGACGACGTAGCCGGGCAGCTGAGCGAGCGTGATAACGAGTGTGAAGCCGAACGAGCGGACCAGGTCGTAGCCCTGCGCGACCAGGATCGACGGGATCCAGATGAAGGCGCCGTAGTAGGAGAAGTTGACGCAGAACCAGACGAGCCAGAGCGCGGCTGTCCGGCGGCGGAATTCTCGCGTCCACAGGCCCGCGAGTCGCTCGCGCGCCGACGGCGCTGCGGCGGCGGTATCGGCGGTCGGCGTGGCCGTGCTCGGCGCCGGTGTCACCCCCGCGGACTGCTCGAATGCGCGCACGACGGCGTCGGCCTCGGCGTGCCGACCGCGCCGCGCGAGCCATCGCGCCGACTCGGGCAGTCCCCACCGCACGATCAGCGCGTAGGCGGCGGGGATCGCGCCCAGGGCGAAGGCCCAGCGCCAGCCGTCCGCCGAGGTCGGGATGACGAAGAAGCCGATCAGGGCGGCGGCGGTCCAGCCGACCGCCCAGAAGGCCTCGAGGATCACGATGAGGCGACCGCGGATCCGTGCAGGCGCGAACTCGCTGACGTACGTGGAGGCGACCGGAAGCTCGGCCCCGAGACCCAGGCCGACGAGGAATCGAAGCACGAGGAGCGCCGCGAGTCCGCCGACCAGCGCGCTGGCTCCCGTTGCGGCGCCGTAGATCAGCAGCGTCACCGCGAAGATCTGGCGCCTCCCGAAGCGGTCCGCCAGGAGCCCGCCGAGCGTGGCGCCGATCGCCATGCCGATGAACCCGATCGAGGCGATCCATGCCGTCTGACCGGGCTCGAGCTGCCACTGCACCGCGAGAGCGGCGATGATGAAGGAGATCAGGCCGACATCCATCGCATCGAGCGCCCAGCCGAGCCCGGAGCCGGTCAGGACTTTGAGGTGGCGCCGCGTGAACGGCAGCCGGTCCAGGCGCTCCGACACCGCAGACGCGTCGAGCGCCTGCGGCGCAGCATCCGTCATGAAGACAGGATGTCACGCACCAGCGGCTGCACCTTCGCGCCGTACAGCTCGATCGAGCGCATGAGCTTGTCGTGCGACAGCGTCCCCGTGGAGAACTTCATGTCGAAGCGCGTGCTCCCGAGCGTCTTCACCGTCGTGGCGATCTTGCGTGCGACGGTCTCCGGCGAGCCGACGTAGAGCGCACCCTCGGGTCCGACGTCGTGCTGGAAGCGGGCGCGGCTGTACGGCGGCCAGCCGCGCTCGCGTCCGATCGTGTTGTTCATCGCCTCGAAGCCCTCGTAGGCCTCGTCCCATGCCTGCTGGTCCGTCTCGGCGATGTGACCGGGCGAGTGGATGCCGACGGGCCGCGCACCGATCCCGAACGAGTCGAGCGAACGGTGGTAGAGGTCCACGAACGGGCGGAACCGGTGCGCCGGTCCGCCGATGATCGCAAGCATGAGGCCGTAGCCGTACCGGGCCGCCCTGACGACGGACTCCGGCGACCCGCCCACCCCGACCCAGGCGGTCAGCCCGTTCTCGGTCTTCGGGTACACGTCGGCGGCATCCAGCGCGGCGCGCTTCGTGCCCTGCCACGTCACCGGCTTCTCGGTCATGAGCTGCGAGAACAGGTCGAGCTTCTCTTCGAAGAGGGTCTCGTAGTCGCGCAGGTCGTAGCCGAACAGAGGGAAGGACTCGATGAACGAGCCGCGTCCGAGGATCACCTCGGCGCGACCGTTGGAGACCGCGTCCAGGGTGGCGAAGCGCTCGTAGACGCGAACCGGATCATCCGACGACAGCACGGTGACGGCGGTCCCGAGGTGGATGTCGCGCGTCCGCGCGGCCGCGGCCGCCAGCACGATCTCCGGGCTCGAGATCGCGAACTCGGGGCGGTGGTGCTCCCCCACGCCGAAGAAGGCCAGTCCGACCTCATCGGCCAGCACCGCCTGGTCCACGACGTTGCGGATCGTCTGCGCGTCCGAGAGACGCGCACCGGCGGCATCCTTCGTGACGTCGCCGAAAGTGTCGAGGCCGAGCTGGATCTCATTCATGTGAATGCAAACTCCGCTCGGCCCCGACCTATTCCGTCACGCGGTGAGTGCGGAGCGCAGCGTGTCCAAACCGACGCCGCCCAGGTCCAGCGCACGCTTGTGGAAGCGCTTGATGTCGAACGCGTCGCCCTCCGCCGCTTTCGCGTCGTCGCGGATCTGCTCCCAGATGCGCTGTCCGACTTTGTACGACGGCGCCTGTCCCGGCCAGCCGAGGTAGCGGTTCACCTCGAACTGCACGAACTCGTCGGACATGTTCACGTTCCGGCGCATGAATGCCAGCGCGTAGTCGGCGTCCCACGTCCCCTCGCCGTCGAGCCGGGGCTTCTGGAGGTGCACGCCGATGTCCAGAACAACGCGCGCGGCGCGCATGCGCTGACCGTCGAGCATCCCGAGCCGGTCGGCGGGCTCTTCGAGGTAGCCGAGCTGCTCCATGAGGCGCTCGGCGTACAGCGCCCACCCTTCCGCGTGGCCGGACGTGCCGGCCAGGAGGCGCCGCCACGAGTTCAGCTCGGCGCGGTTGTAGACCGCCTGCGCGATCTGCAGGTGATGCCCGGGCACGCCTTCGTGATAGACCGTGGTGAGCTCGCGCCACGTGTCGAAGTCCTCGACGCCCTCGGGAACGGACCACCACATACGGCCCGGACGCGAGAAGTCGTCCGTCGGGCCGGTGTAGTAGATGCCACCCTCCTTCGTGGGCGCGATCATGCACTCGAGCCGGCGGATCGGTTCGGGGATGTCGAAGTGCGTGCGGCCGAGCTCGGCGATCGCCCGGTCGCTCGTCTCCTGCATCCACCGCTGCAGGGCGTCGGTGCCGTGCAGCTTGTGCGACGCGTCCTCCTCGAGGATCGCGATCGCCTCCTCCACGCTCGCGCCGGCCTTGATCTGGTCCGCGATCGACTCCTGCTCGGCGACCATGCGCGCGAGCTCCTCCACGCCCCAGTCGTACGTCTCGTCGAGGTCGATGCTCGCCCCGAGGAAGCGCCGGGACTGCAGCGCGTAGAGCTCGCGGCCGACCGCGTCCTGCTCACCGGCGGCCGGTGCGAGTTCGGTGCCCAGGAACGCGGCGAGCTCGTCGTACGCGACGCGGGCGGCGTTGGCGTTGTCGGCGAGTTCGCGGGCGAGGGATGCCGGCAGCTGGCCGTCCGCGGGGGCGGCGTCGCCGGCGAACGTCGCGAAGAAGCCCTGATCGCTCGTGTAGCGCGCGATCTGGGTCACGACTTCGCGCACCTGCCGACGCGCGGGGACGACACCCTCGGCGATCCCCTGCCGGAGAGTCTGCACGTAGCCTTCCAGGGCGGTGGGGATCGCGCCGAGGCGGGTCGAGATGACGGCCCAGTCCTCCGCGGTGTCGGTGGGCATGAGGTCGAGCACAGACCGGATGTCCTGCGACGGCGACGCGATCACGTTGAGGTCGCGCAGGTGCCACTTCGCGTCGTGCAGATCGATCTCGAGCCGGATCTCGCGGCTGAGGTCCTCTTTCGTGACCTCGTCGATCGCATCGACCGGCGTCGCGGCCTCGAGGTCGGCGAGGGTGCGCCGCCCGGCCTCGATCAGTCGCTCGGTGCCCTCCGGCGAGTAGTCGCCGTAGCGGTCGTTGTACTCGAACCGGCCGATGTACGTCGCAAGCGTCGGAAGCTGCTCAGCGAGCGTGTCGACCCACGCGTCAGCGATCGTGTCGATCTGCGTGGGCGTACGTGTGGAATCTGTCATGCATCGAGCCTAGGCAACGACTCCGGCGCCGCCAACACCGTCAGTGCGCGGCTTCGTTCCAGTCGCGGCCCCGCCCGATCTGCACGTCCAGCGGCACAGCCAGGTCGGCGGCATCACCCATCCGCGTGCGGACGATCTGCTCCGCGGCATCCCACTCCCCCGCGGCCACCTCGACGACGAGTTCGTCGTGGATCTGCATGAGCACCCGGGAGCGCAGCTGCGCGGCGGCGAAGTCGTCGTGGATGTGGAACAGCGCGATCTTCATGATGTCGGCGGCGCTGCCCTGGATGGGTGCGTTCAGAGCCGCCCGCTCGGCGTTCTCCCGCAGCACGCGGTTCGGGCTCGCGAGGTCCGGGAACGGGCGCCGCCTTCCGAAGATCGTCTCGGTATAGCCGTCGATCCGGGCCTGCTCCACCGAAGACCGCAGATAGTCGCGGACCGCCCCGAACCGGTGGAAGTACTCCATCATGAGCTGCTTCGCCTCGGACTGCTCGATGCGCAGCTGCTTGGACAGGCCGAACGCGGACAGGCCGTAGACCAGGCCGTACGACATCGCCTTGACTTTCGTCCGCATCGGCGCGGTGACGTCGGCCGGCTCGACCCCGAACACCCGCGCGCCGACGAAGCGGTGCAGGTCCTCGCCCGAGTTGAACGCCTCGATCAGTCCCGGGTCCTCGGACAGATGCGCCATGATGCGCATCTCGATCTGCGAGTAGTCCGCGGTCAGCAGCGTCTCATAGCCCTCGCCGACTTCGAATGCGGCGCGGATACGACGGCTCTCGTCGGTGCGGACGGGGATGTTCTGCAGATTCGGGTCGGTGCTGGACAGGCGGCCGGTCTGGCTTCCGGTCTGCACGTACGTCGTGCGGATTCGCCCGTCGGGAGCGATCGCGGTGTCGAGCGACTCGATGATCTGCCGCAGCTTCGTCGCCTCGCGGTGCTGCAGCAGCAAGTCGAGGAAAGGGTGCGGGTGCGAGTCCTGCAGATCGGCCAGGACCGCGGCATCCGTCGAGTACCCCGTCTTCGTCTTGCGCGTCTTCGGCAGGTCGAGCTGATCGAACAGAACCTCCTGCAGCTGCTTCGGCGACCCCAGATTCACTTCGCGTCCGATTGCCGCGTACGCGTCCTGCGCGATCGCATCCGCGCGGCTGCCGAGCTCTGCGGAGAACTCCGACAGCTTGGCGTGCGAGACCGAGACGCCGGCGAGCTCCATGTCGGCGAGCGTCCGCAGCGTCGGCAGTTCGATGTCGGTGAGCACGGCGGCAACGCTCTCGGCGAGCTCGCCGCGCAGCGCCTCCGCGACCCGCAGCGTGTACCAGGAGAGCTGTCCCGGTGTGGCACCCTCGGTCTCGGGGACGAGCTGGGTCGGGTCGGCCTCGGGGAGCTTCTCATCGAGGCACCGGTCCACGAGGTGCGCGAGCGTCTTGTCGGGGAAGCTGGGCCGCAGCAGCCACCCGGCCACGATCGTGTCGAAGACGAGCCCGCCGAGCGCGAATCCGGCACGGCGCAGAGCCTTCAGCTGCGGCTTCGCGTCGCTGAAGACCTTCGGCGCGTCCGAGGCGAGCCACGGACCGATGGATGCCGCCACCTCGGTGCTCCAGGTCGCTTCGGCGACGGCATCCGCGCCCTTCCCGCCGCGCACGGCGAAACCGACGCGGACCGGCAGCGCGCCCTCGACGAGAACGGTGACGCCCACCTCGCCGGTCGCCGCTGCGAGCCACGTCGCCAGATCGCCCGGTGACGGCTCGAGCGGCACGGGAGCGGCGACCGCGGCGGCCGCGGACAGCGAGGCCATCTGCTGCTCGATGCCGGCGAGTTCGGCGACGCGCGGAATGAGCGTCTTGAACTCGAGCCGCGCGAAGATGTCGCGGACGCCCTGTGCGTCCATCGGCTGCACCTCGAGGTCGGCGATCGTGACGGGCAGCTCGACGTCGCGCAGCAGCCGGTTCAGTGTCCGGTTGCGGCG is a window from the Microbacterium lacus genome containing:
- a CDS encoding SGNH/GDSL hydrolase family protein; protein product: MNTVRYVAIGDSFTEGVGDDLPDGRVRGWADLVAQGWADASGQTIEYANLAIRGKLAWPIVDEQLEPALALKPTHLSFNGGGNDMIRPRTSISRVIDAFTRVIERCDEEGVQLILLSGANPSAQLPLSRLIQRRGDILSLAVGARIEDRPDIIRAFNWPDRELSAPAYWAEDRLHMNSRGHHRVAARVLTALGMEPPAAWWSLPPLPASARMRASEYYREHLGPWVQRRLSGTSSGDGREPKHPEWAPIAPAT
- a CDS encoding MFS transporter; this encodes MTDAAPQALDASAVSERLDRLPFTRRHLKVLTGSGLGWALDAMDVGLISFIIAALAVQWQLEPGQTAWIASIGFIGMAIGATLGGLLADRFGRRQIFAVTLLIYGAATGASALVGGLAALLVLRFLVGLGLGAELPVASTYVSEFAPARIRGRLIVILEAFWAVGWTAAALIGFFVIPTSADGWRWAFALGAIPAAYALIVRWGLPESARWLARRGRHAEADAVVRAFEQSAGVTPAPSTATPTADTAAAAPSARERLAGLWTREFRRRTAALWLVWFCVNFSYYGAFIWIPSILVAQGYDLVRSFGFTLVITLAQLPGYVVAAWLIEVWGRRLTLSVFLAGSALSAIAFGTASAEGVVIAAGMALSFFNLGAWGALYAVTPEMYPTSLRATGSGWAAGVGRLASIIAPLLVPVMLVAGGAPLLFVVFAVFFAVAAAAAWGLADRRGRALDDR
- a CDS encoding LLM class flavin-dependent oxidoreductase, which codes for MNEIQLGLDTFGDVTKDAAGARLSDAQTIRNVVDQAVLADEVGLAFFGVGEHHRPEFAISSPEIVLAAAAARTRDIHLGTAVTVLSSDDPVRVYERFATLDAVSNGRAEVILGRGSFIESFPLFGYDLRDYETLFEEKLDLFSQLMTEKPVTWQGTKRAALDAADVYPKTENGLTAWVGVGGSPESVVRAARYGYGLMLAIIGGPAHRFRPFVDLYHRSLDSFGIGARPVGIHSPGHIAETDQQAWDEAYEGFEAMNNTIGRERGWPPYSRARFQHDVGPEGALYVGSPETVARKIATTVKTLGSTRFDMKFSTGTLSHDKLMRSIELYGAKVQPLVRDILSS
- a CDS encoding DUF885 domain-containing protein, which codes for MTDSTRTPTQIDTIADAWVDTLAEQLPTLATYIGRFEYNDRYGDYSPEGTERLIEAGRRTLADLEAATPVDAIDEVTKEDLSREIRLEIDLHDAKWHLRDLNVIASPSQDIRSVLDLMPTDTAEDWAVISTRLGAIPTALEGYVQTLRQGIAEGVVPARRQVREVVTQIARYTSDQGFFATFAGDAAPADGQLPASLARELADNANAARVAYDELAAFLGTELAPAAGEQDAVGRELYALQSRRFLGASIDLDETYDWGVEELARMVAEQESIADQIKAGASVEEAIAILEEDASHKLHGTDALQRWMQETSDRAIAELGRTHFDIPEPIRRLECMIAPTKEGGIYYTGPTDDFSRPGRMWWSVPEGVEDFDTWRELTTVYHEGVPGHHLQIAQAVYNRAELNSWRRLLAGTSGHAEGWALYAERLMEQLGYLEEPADRLGMLDGQRMRAARVVLDIGVHLQKPRLDGEGTWDADYALAFMRRNVNMSDEFVQFEVNRYLGWPGQAPSYKVGQRIWEQIRDDAKAAEGDAFDIKRFHKRALDLGGVGLDTLRSALTA
- the polA gene encoding DNA polymerase I; this translates as MTDSAKPTLLVVDGHSLAYRAFFALPVENFSTKDGQHTNGIYGFLSMLINLIKAEKPTHLAVAFDTSRQSFRTREYTEYKANRSESPSEFKGQIPLLQECLAAMSITVLAKEDFEADDILATLATQGAEQGYDVLVCSGDRDTIQLVNDDITLLYPNVQGVSQLKRYDTAAVIERYGVRPEQYPDIAALVGETSDNLPGVPKVGEKTAVKWITQYGSLDDLLANADKVTGVVGNNLREHIDAVRRNRTLNRLLRDVELPVTIADLEVQPMDAQGVRDIFARLEFKTLIPRVAELAGIEQQMASLSAAAAVAAPVPLEPSPGDLATWLAAATGEVGVTVLVEGALPVRVGFAVRGGKGADAVAEATWSTEVAASIGPWLASDAPKVFSDAKPQLKALRRAGFALGGLVFDTIVAGWLLRPSFPDKTLAHLVDRCLDEKLPEADPTQLVPETEGATPGQLSWYTLRVAEALRGELAESVAAVLTDIELPTLRTLADMELAGVSVSHAKLSEFSAELGSRADAIAQDAYAAIGREVNLGSPKQLQEVLFDQLDLPKTRKTKTGYSTDAAVLADLQDSHPHPFLDLLLQHREATKLRQIIESLDTAIAPDGRIRTTYVQTGSQTGRLSSTDPNLQNIPVRTDESRRIRAAFEVGEGYETLLTADYSQIEMRIMAHLSEDPGLIEAFNSGEDLHRFVGARVFGVEPADVTAPMRTKVKAMSYGLVYGLSAFGLSKQLRIEQSEAKQLMMEYFHRFGAVRDYLRSSVEQARIDGYTETIFGRRRPFPDLASPNRVLRENAERAALNAPIQGSAADIMKIALFHIHDDFAAAQLRSRVLMQIHDELVVEVAAGEWDAAEQIVRTRMGDAADLAVPLDVQIGRGRDWNEAAH